The proteins below come from a single Agrobacterium vitis genomic window:
- the bluB gene encoding 5,6-dimethylbenzimidazole synthase, which yields MQDLVNDALVSAGAFSAEERAAVYRAIMTRRDVRDEFLADPIDDDTLWRILTAAHHAPSVGFMQPWNFILVRDAARRHAVWQAFSKANDEAAALFEGEKATLYRNLKLEGILKAPLGICVTCDPDRAGPVVLGRTHNPRMDSYSTVCAIQNLWLAARAEGIGVGWVSIFHEADLRAILNIPERIEIVGYLCLGKVAEQYDEPELQVKGWRKRLALEDLVFEEGWRVTE from the coding sequence ATGCAGGACTTAGTGAACGATGCTCTGGTATCTGCCGGAGCTTTTTCTGCCGAAGAACGCGCAGCCGTCTACCGGGCCATCATGACCCGTCGCGACGTGCGCGATGAATTCTTAGCCGACCCAATCGACGATGACACCCTCTGGCGGATCCTCACCGCCGCCCACCACGCCCCCTCCGTCGGTTTCATGCAGCCCTGGAATTTCATCCTGGTGCGCGATGCCGCACGGCGGCATGCCGTTTGGCAGGCTTTTTCCAAGGCCAATGACGAGGCGGCAGCGCTGTTCGAAGGCGAAAAGGCCACGCTTTACCGCAATCTGAAGCTGGAAGGGATTCTCAAAGCCCCACTCGGCATCTGCGTTACCTGCGACCCAGACCGCGCAGGCCCCGTGGTGCTGGGGCGAACCCATAACCCCCGCATGGACAGCTACTCCACCGTCTGCGCCATCCAAAACCTCTGGCTCGCCGCCCGCGCGGAAGGCATCGGCGTCGGCTGGGTCAGCATTTTTCACGAAGCCGATTTGCGCGCCATTCTCAATATTCCAGAGCGGATTGAGATTGTTGGCTACCTCTGTCTTGGCAAAGTGGCGGAACAGTATGATGAGCCGGAATTGCAAGTGAAAGGGTGGCGTAAGCGTCTGGCGCTGGAGGATTTGGTGTTTGAGGAGGGGTGGCGCGTTACCGAGTGA
- a CDS encoding PD40 domain-containing protein, whose protein sequence is MRSSVEIYNIETRQSRIVWQTERLVEAPNWSRDGQFLILNDDGLMYRLPLVGQPVPEKIGTGFATRCNNDHGLSPDGQWLAICDKVEHGKTCLYILPAEGGTPIQITENLPSYWHGWSPDGQRVCYCGIRDQVFEIYTISVDGSDELRLTHGEGRNDGPDWSADGEWIYFNSSRSGTMQIWRIRADGRDVQRLTDDGQGDWFPHPCPNNRKVVFISYDADVFDHPRDLHVRMRLMDMDGGNVETLFELFGGQGTINVPSWSPDGQEFAYVRYFPAAA, encoded by the coding sequence ATGCGAAGCTCTGTGGAGATCTACAATATCGAGACCCGGCAGAGCCGCATTGTCTGGCAAACGGAACGGCTGGTGGAGGCGCCGAACTGGTCGCGAGATGGCCAGTTCCTGATCCTCAATGATGACGGGTTGATGTATCGCCTGCCTCTGGTCGGGCAGCCGGTGCCGGAAAAGATCGGCACCGGCTTTGCCACCCGTTGCAACAATGATCATGGGCTTTCGCCGGATGGCCAATGGCTGGCGATCTGCGATAAGGTGGAGCATGGCAAAACCTGCCTCTACATCCTGCCAGCCGAAGGCGGCACGCCGATCCAGATCACCGAGAACCTGCCCTCCTACTGGCATGGCTGGTCGCCGGATGGCCAACGGGTCTGCTATTGCGGTATCCGTGACCAGGTCTTCGAAATCTACACAATCTCGGTTGACGGCAGTGATGAACTGCGCCTGACCCATGGCGAAGGCCGCAATGATGGGCCGGACTGGTCGGCGGATGGGGAATGGATTTATTTCAACTCCAGCCGCAGCGGCACGATGCAGATCTGGCGCATTCGCGCTGATGGCAGGGATGTGCAGCGCCTGACCGATGACGGGCAGGGCGACTGGTTTCCGCATCCATGCCCCAATAACCGCAAGGTGGTATTCATTTCCTATGACGCCGATGTGTTTGACCACCCGCGCGATCTCCATGTCCGGATGCGCCTGATGGACATGGACGGTGGCAATGTCGAAACCCTGTTCGAACTATTTGGCGGGCAGGGGACGATCAATGTGCCAAGCTGGTCGCCGGACGGCCAGGAATTTGCCTATGTGCGGTATTTCCCGGCGGCCGCCTAA
- a CDS encoding NAD+ synthase, whose amino-acid sequence MSDTVQRPETLRIAVAQFNPTVGDVVGNLSLARTARAKAASLGADLLLLSELFISGYPPEDLVLKPAFLQACKAAADELAADTADGGPGVIVGFPRQGDKGRHNSVAIIDGGKILGLRDKIDLPNYGEFDEKRVFVEGDMPGPVNFRGVRLGVPICEEIWNDLGVCETLAESGAEILLVPNGSPYYHGKLEVRYQVVLRQVIESGLPLVFANQVGGQDELVFDGASFCFNADKTLAFQMPQFEESIVLTNWTRDADGWRCAPGEVSAIPEGEEADYRACMLGFRDYVNKNGFKSVVLGLSGGIDSAICAAMAVDALGHERVRTIMLPYRYTSEESFKDAADCAKALGCHYDIVPISEPVEGFLSSLADMFEGTESGITEENLQSRTRGTILMAVSNKFGSMVVTTGNKSEMSVGYATLYGDMNGGFNPIKDLYKMQVYALSAWRNAHVPVGALGPAGEVIPANIIAKAPSAELRPDQKDQDSLPPYPVLDDILECLVEKEMSVDEILARGHDIATVHRVEHLLYLAEYKRRQSAPGVKITKKNFGRDRRYPITNRFRDR is encoded by the coding sequence ATGAGCGACACAGTCCAAAGACCCGAAACGCTGCGCATTGCCGTGGCTCAGTTCAATCCGACCGTGGGCGATGTGGTAGGCAATCTAAGCCTTGCCCGCACCGCCCGCGCCAAGGCGGCCTCTCTGGGGGCTGATCTTCTCTTGCTGTCCGAGCTGTTCATTTCCGGCTATCCGCCGGAAGATTTGGTGCTGAAACCCGCCTTCCTACAAGCCTGCAAGGCGGCGGCGGATGAGCTGGCCGCCGATACCGCCGATGGCGGCCCGGGTGTCATCGTCGGCTTTCCACGCCAGGGCGATAAAGGCCGGCACAATTCGGTGGCGATCATCGACGGCGGCAAAATCCTCGGCCTGCGCGACAAGATCGACCTGCCCAACTACGGTGAATTCGATGAGAAGCGGGTGTTTGTCGAAGGCGACATGCCCGGACCGGTGAACTTCCGGGGTGTCCGACTAGGTGTGCCGATCTGCGAGGAAATCTGGAACGATCTCGGTGTCTGTGAGACACTCGCCGAAAGCGGTGCGGAAATTCTGCTGGTTCCCAATGGATCGCCCTACTATCACGGTAAGCTTGAGGTTCGGTATCAGGTCGTTCTGCGGCAGGTGATCGAAAGCGGCTTGCCGCTGGTCTTCGCCAATCAGGTTGGCGGCCAGGATGAACTGGTGTTTGATGGTGCCAGCTTCTGCTTCAATGCGGATAAGACGCTGGCCTTCCAGATGCCGCAGTTCGAGGAAAGCATCGTGCTGACCAATTGGACGCGGGACGCAGATGGCTGGCGCTGCGCGCCCGGCGAGGTCTCGGCTATTCCCGAGGGCGAGGAGGCTGATTATCGCGCCTGCATGCTGGGCTTTCGCGATTACGTGAACAAGAACGGCTTCAAGAGCGTGGTTCTCGGCCTGTCCGGCGGCATTGATTCGGCGATTTGTGCGGCAATGGCTGTGGATGCCCTGGGGCATGAGCGGGTGCGCACCATCATGCTACCCTATCGCTACACATCCGAAGAAAGCTTCAAGGATGCCGCCGATTGCGCCAAGGCGCTTGGCTGCCATTATGACATCGTGCCGATTTCAGAGCCGGTGGAAGGCTTTCTCTCCAGCCTCGCCGATATGTTTGAAGGCACGGAAAGCGGCATTACCGAGGAAAACCTGCAAAGCCGCACCCGTGGCACGATCTTGATGGCGGTATCGAACAAGTTCGGCTCGATGGTGGTGACAACAGGCAATAAATCGGAAATGTCGGTGGGCTATGCGACGCTCTATGGCGACATGAACGGCGGCTTCAATCCGATCAAGGACCTCTACAAGATGCAGGTCTATGCGCTGTCAGCATGGCGCAATGCGCATGTGCCAGTCGGTGCGCTCGGCCCGGCTGGTGAGGTCATTCCGGCAAACATCATCGCCAAGGCGCCATCCGCCGAACTGCGCCCAGACCAGAAGGACCAGGACAGCCTGCCACCTTATCCGGTGCTGGATGACATTCTGGAATGCCTGGTGGAAAAGGAAATGTCGGTGGACGAGATTTTGGCGCGCGGCCATGACATCGCCACCGTTCACCGCGTCGAGCACCTGCTTTACCTGGCGGAATACAAGCGCCGCCAATCGGCTCCGGGCGTGAAGATCACCAAGAAGAACTTTGGCCGCGACCGGCGCTATCCGATCACCAATCGGTTCCGAGATAGGTAG
- a CDS encoding lipid A biosynthesis lauroyl acyltransferase — MLRRVLTKVVLGLRRFPQWLVAKFILVLLTLLKLFPADTALNGADRLVRFIGPKLKRHRLMLTNLRNAFPEKSEAEIEIIALAAWGHMGRQIAEYVFLDELFDFDPEKLGEGRVEVSGIPIFMDLLENPRPFIVFTGHTGNFEMLPVAGAAFGLYVTVLFRPPNNPYIADMVFDFRRARMGNLVPSHAGSSFHLARQLEAGKGVGVLVDQKFKKGQPTTFFGSEVRTNPLLAKLVRQFGCDIYPARCIRLPGNRYRLEIEPKVDIPKDGQGRVDVQATAQMLNDKVESWVREYPEQWLWYHDRWNIKKTL, encoded by the coding sequence ATGCTCCGTCGGGTTCTGACAAAGGTCGTGCTGGGCCTGCGGAGATTTCCGCAATGGCTGGTGGCCAAGTTCATCCTGGTCTTGCTGACGCTGCTGAAATTGTTTCCTGCCGATACAGCCTTGAACGGTGCCGATCGGCTGGTACGGTTTATCGGGCCGAAGCTGAAGCGCCACCGGTTGATGCTGACCAATCTGCGCAATGCCTTTCCGGAAAAATCCGAGGCGGAAATCGAGATCATCGCGCTGGCCGCCTGGGGCCATATGGGCCGACAGATCGCCGAATATGTGTTTCTGGATGAGTTGTTCGATTTCGACCCGGAAAAGCTGGGAGAGGGTCGCGTTGAGGTTTCCGGCATTCCGATCTTTATGGACCTGTTGGAAAATCCGCGCCCGTTCATCGTTTTTACCGGCCATACCGGCAATTTCGAAATGCTGCCGGTGGCGGGCGCTGCCTTCGGTCTTTACGTGACGGTGCTGTTTCGCCCGCCAAATAACCCCTATATCGCCGACATGGTGTTCGATTTCCGCCGGGCGCGGATGGGCAATCTCGTGCCCTCCCATGCCGGTTCGTCCTTTCATCTGGCGCGCCAGTTGGAGGCAGGAAAGGGGGTTGGGGTGCTGGTCGACCAGAAGTTCAAGAAGGGCCAGCCCACGACGTTCTTCGGCAGCGAAGTGCGCACCAATCCGCTCCTGGCCAAGTTGGTGCGACAGTTCGGCTGCGATATCTATCCGGCCCGCTGTATCCGTCTGCCCGGCAATCGCTATCGGCTGGAAATCGAACCGAAGGTTGACATCCCGAAGGATGGTCAAGGCCGGGTCGATGTGCAGGCGACCGCGCAAATGCTGAACGACAAGGTCGAGAGCTGGGTGCGCGAATATCCCGAGCAGTGGCTTTGGTATCACGACCGCTGGAATATCAAGAAAACACTTTGA
- a CDS encoding zinc-binding dehydrogenase, with protein MRALQLIEDRKLEITDLPEPDAPGPGEVTLRVKAVALNHIDVWGWRGMAFAKRKMPLVIGAEASGVVEAIGPGVGNILPGQLAAVYGARTCGLCKPCRDGRDNLCEHVGGVHGFHLDGFAQEKINIPARLLVPAPPGVDAIAAALAPVTFGTVEHMLFDNAKLEPGETILVHAGGSGIGTAAIQLAKKIGCTVITTVGSDDKIERARALGADHVINYRTDRFEGVVRKLTKKKGVDVVFEHVGKDTWAGSMLCMKRGGRLVTCGSTSGVSTDLNLMMLFQQQLKLLGSFGCRMENMANAMQKMARGLVHPVIDTQVTFEDIDVALTRMESRQIFGKIILKMD; from the coding sequence ATGCGCGCATTGCAATTGATCGAAGACCGTAAGCTTGAAATCACCGACCTGCCGGAGCCGGATGCGCCCGGTCCCGGTGAAGTGACGCTACGGGTCAAGGCAGTGGCGCTGAACCATATCGATGTCTGGGGCTGGCGTGGCATGGCCTTTGCCAAGCGCAAGATGCCGCTGGTGATCGGTGCGGAAGCCTCCGGCGTGGTCGAGGCTATCGGCCCCGGCGTCGGCAATATCCTGCCTGGCCAGTTGGCGGCGGTCTATGGCGCGCGCACCTGCGGTCTCTGCAAGCCCTGCCGTGATGGCCGCGACAATCTCTGCGAACATGTCGGTGGTGTGCATGGATTCCACCTCGACGGCTTTGCTCAGGAAAAGATCAATATTCCGGCCCGTCTGCTGGTGCCGGCACCTCCGGGCGTCGATGCCATCGCCGCAGCGCTTGCGCCAGTCACCTTCGGCACCGTTGAACACATGCTGTTCGACAATGCCAAGCTCGAGCCGGGTGAAACCATTCTCGTCCATGCTGGCGGCTCCGGCATCGGTACTGCGGCTATACAACTGGCCAAGAAGATTGGCTGCACCGTGATCACCACCGTCGGCTCGGACGACAAGATTGAACGGGCGCGGGCGCTGGGCGCCGATCATGTCATCAATTACCGCACGGACCGGTTTGAAGGCGTGGTGCGCAAGCTGACCAAGAAGAAGGGTGTTGATGTCGTGTTCGAGCATGTCGGCAAGGATACCTGGGCTGGCTCCATGCTGTGCATGAAGCGCGGCGGGCGCCTTGTGACCTGTGGCTCGACCTCCGGCGTTTCGACCGACCTGAACCTGATGATGTTGTTCCAGCAGCAATTGAAACTGCTCGGCTCGTTTGGCTGCCGGATGGAAAACATGGCCAATGCCATGCAGAAAATGGCCCGTGGCCTCGTTCATCCTGTTATCGATACGCAGGTGACGTTCGAAGATATCGACGTGGCGCTGACCCGGATGGAAAGCCGCCAGATCTTTGGCAAAATCATCCTGAAAATGGATTGA
- a CDS encoding beta-ketoacyl-ACP synthase, with the protein MTQSGFESRFKDHLGRPIIAVTGMGVITSLGQGLADNWAKLTGGVSGIHKITRFPTEGLNTRISGTVDFIDIPAINAVERSYAMARETTIEALAQAGLSGDFEGPLFLAAPPVEPEWDDRFALAERAPAETAEGHAYQRLLAAMRAEADPVFLEAVQFGSISERLADRFGTRGLPVTLSTACASGATAIQLGVEAIRQGRTDRALTVATDGSVGAEALIRFALLSALSTQNDPPEKASKPFSKDRDGFVIAEGAATLVLESLEAAIARGAKVLGIMKGCGEKADHFHRTRSSPDGGPAIATIRAALEDAGLSDDGIGYINAHGTSTPENDKMEYGAMLSVFGERLKDQIPVSSNKSMIGHTLTAAGAVEAVFSIQTMLTGTLPPTINYTNPDPTVELDVVPNVKRDAQVSAVLSNSFGFGGQNASLVMTLEPA; encoded by the coding sequence ATGACACAATCCGGTTTTGAGTCCCGTTTCAAGGATCATCTCGGTCGTCCGATCATCGCCGTCACCGGCATGGGCGTCATTACCTCGCTCGGTCAAGGGCTTGCCGACAATTGGGCAAAGCTGACCGGTGGCGTATCCGGCATCCACAAGATCACCCGGTTTCCGACTGAGGGCCTCAATACCCGCATCAGCGGCACGGTGGACTTCATCGATATTCCGGCCATCAACGCCGTCGAGCGCTCCTATGCCATGGCACGGGAAACCACCATCGAGGCGCTGGCCCAGGCTGGCCTGTCCGGCGATTTCGAAGGTCCGCTGTTTCTGGCTGCCCCACCGGTCGAGCCGGAATGGGACGACCGCTTTGCGCTCGCAGAACGCGCGCCTGCAGAAACCGCCGAGGGCCATGCCTATCAGCGGCTGCTGGCTGCCATGCGTGCCGAGGCTGATCCAGTGTTTCTGGAGGCCGTACAGTTCGGCTCGATTTCCGAGCGGCTTGCCGACCGGTTCGGCACACGCGGCCTGCCAGTGACCTTGTCCACGGCCTGTGCTTCGGGCGCGACGGCCATCCAGCTTGGCGTTGAAGCCATCCGCCAGGGCCGCACGGACCGGGCGCTGACGGTGGCTACCGATGGTTCCGTCGGTGCCGAGGCGCTGATCCGCTTCGCTCTGCTTTCGGCGCTGTCCACCCAGAACGATCCGCCGGAAAAGGCGTCCAAGCCCTTCAGCAAGGATCGCGACGGTTTCGTCATCGCCGAAGGTGCCGCAACGCTGGTGCTGGAATCGCTCGAAGCTGCCATTGCCCGGGGTGCCAAGGTGCTTGGCATCATGAAGGGCTGTGGCGAAAAGGCCGACCATTTCCACCGCACCCGTTCCTCACCGGATGGCGGCCCGGCCATTGCCACCATCCGCGCAGCACTTGAAGATGCAGGTCTTTCCGATGACGGCATCGGCTATATCAATGCCCATGGCACCTCGACGCCGGAAAACGACAAGATGGAATATGGCGCCATGCTTTCGGTGTTCGGTGAGCGGTTGAAGGACCAGATCCCGGTTTCGTCCAACAAGTCGATGATTGGCCATACGTTGACGGCGGCCGGTGCGGTCGAAGCGGTGTTTTCGATCCAGACCATGCTAACCGGAACGCTGCCGCCGACCATCAACTATACCAATCCCGATCCGACCGTGGAGCTGGACGTGGTGCCGAACGTCAAGCGCGACGCACAGGTTTCGGCTGTGCTATCCAACAGTTTCGGTTTCGGCGGGCAGAATGCCAGCCTTGTCATGACCCTTGAACCTGCCTGA
- a CDS encoding beta-ketoacyl-ACP synthase — MHKTPNDVVITGIGIVSCHGTGKEPHLALLSAGTAAVPPVEVEKFAPYPIHPMPQIDWSTQIAKRGDQRQMENWQRLGVYAAGLALDDAGLKDDVQACATMDMIVAAGGGERDINVDTLIVNEGLKRNDRAQLVNEKLTTELRPTLFLAQLSNLMAGNISIVHKVTGSSRTFMGEEAAGISAIETAFARIRAGQSTHSLVGGAFVADRDDIFLLVEGIQAHTTGPWKPLWQRQSGEGGGMILGTVGAFLVLEQRAYAEARGAHIYAVLDAIEGDRGQRANGGLEKRLNRMAGSVGKDIGEDALVLSGASGMHEISAREKTALEKAFPGAAIRGFGGVTGHALEAQFPLGLALAALALDGETIVPAFDPAGEAAMTKPARQAIVTTVGYVRGEGMAHLSAEA; from the coding sequence ATGCATAAGACGCCCAACGATGTGGTGATCACCGGCATTGGCATTGTCAGCTGCCACGGAACCGGCAAGGAGCCGCATCTTGCGCTTCTGTCTGCTGGGACGGCAGCCGTGCCGCCGGTCGAGGTGGAAAAATTCGCGCCTTACCCCATTCATCCGATGCCGCAGATCGATTGGTCGACCCAGATCGCCAAGCGTGGCGACCAGCGGCAGATGGAAAACTGGCAGAGGCTCGGCGTCTATGCCGCTGGTCTGGCGCTCGACGACGCCGGGCTGAAGGACGACGTGCAGGCCTGCGCTACGATGGACATGATCGTGGCAGCCGGTGGCGGCGAGCGCGACATCAATGTCGATACGCTGATCGTCAATGAAGGTCTGAAACGCAATGACCGTGCCCAGCTGGTCAATGAAAAGCTGACGACCGAGCTGCGCCCGACCCTGTTTCTGGCCCAGCTCTCCAACCTGATGGCTGGTAATATTTCCATCGTCCACAAGGTCACCGGGTCCTCGCGCACCTTTATGGGCGAAGAGGCCGCTGGGATTTCCGCCATCGAGACCGCGTTTGCGCGCATTCGCGCCGGTCAATCCACCCATTCGCTGGTGGGTGGCGCGTTCGTGGCTGATCGTGATGATATTTTTCTGCTGGTGGAGGGCATTCAGGCCCATACGACCGGCCCCTGGAAGCCACTTTGGCAGCGCCAGTCAGGCGAGGGCGGCGGAATGATTCTCGGCACGGTCGGCGCGTTTCTTGTTCTGGAACAGCGCGCTTACGCTGAGGCGCGCGGCGCGCATATCTATGCTGTGCTCGATGCTATCGAGGGCGACCGTGGCCAGCGTGCCAATGGCGGTTTGGAAAAGCGTTTGAACCGCATGGCAGGTTCGGTCGGCAAGGATATTGGCGAGGATGCGCTGGTCCTGTCGGGTGCGAGCGGCATGCATGAAATTTCCGCCCGGGAAAAGACGGCGCTGGAAAAAGCCTTTCCAGGTGCGGCCATTCGCGGCTTCGGTGGTGTAACCGGCCATGCGCTTGAAGCGCAGTTTCCGTTGGGGTTGGCGCTGGCAGCGCTGGCGCTTGATGGAGAAACCATTGTTCCGGCTTTCGATCCTGCCGGTGAGGCCGCGATGACCAAGCCAGCGCGACAGGCGATTGTCACGACGGTCGGGTATGTTCGTGGCGAAGGCATGGCCCATTTGTCGGCTGAGGCGTGA
- a CDS encoding 3-hydroxyacyl-ACP dehydratase FabZ family protein, which yields MLLEYFQMIDKVETVDLSALTLKAQSVVPENSPVFEGHFPGMPLVPGVLLIETMAQASGLLVLAVTKFASMPFLMSVDGAKMRSFVEPNAVLDIEAHLEHEGSGFAVTKAKITSAGKKVADCQLKLRTMSFDEVPLGDIVRSRAEQIGLMAAIAAAG from the coding sequence ATGCTGCTGGAATATTTCCAGATGATCGACAAGGTCGAGACGGTGGATCTGTCTGCCCTGACATTGAAGGCCCAATCGGTGGTGCCGGAAAATAGCCCCGTCTTCGAGGGGCATTTTCCGGGCATGCCTTTGGTGCCCGGCGTTCTGTTGATCGAAACCATGGCGCAGGCATCGGGCCTGCTGGTGCTGGCGGTGACGAAGTTTGCCTCAATGCCATTCCTGATGTCGGTAGACGGTGCCAAGATGCGCAGCTTTGTCGAGCCGAATGCAGTTCTGGATATCGAGGCGCATCTGGAGCACGAAGGGTCCGGCTTTGCCGTCACCAAGGCGAAGATCACCTCTGCCGGCAAGAAAGTGGCGGATTGCCAGCTGAAGCTGCGCACCATGTCCTTTGACGAAGTGCCGCTGGGCGATATCGTTCGCAGCCGCGCCGAGCAGATCGGCCTGATGGCGGCGATTGCTGCTGCGGGATAG
- a CDS encoding acyl carrier protein — MTATFDKVADIIAETSEIDRETITPESHTIDDLGIDSLDFLDIVFAIDKEFGIKIPLEQWTQDVNEGKVSTEEYFVLKNLCSKIDELRAAKA; from the coding sequence GTGACCGCTACATTTGACAAAGTTGCCGACATTATTGCTGAGACCAGCGAGATCGATCGGGAAACCATCACTCCTGAGAGTCATACGATTGATGACCTGGGAATCGACAGCCTCGATTTCCTCGACATCGTTTTCGCGATCGACAAGGAATTCGGCATCAAGATTCCGCTCGAACAGTGGACCCAGGATGTCAACGAGGGCAAGGTTTCCACGGAAGAATATTTCGTGCTGAAGAACCTCTGCTCCAAGATCGACGAACTCAGGGCCGCCAAGGCTTGA
- the hemN gene encoding oxygen-independent coproporphyrinogen III oxidase — MPAKALLPKYAAAVPRYTSYPTAPHFHTGVDCGNYAQWLSLLGQGQTISLYIHIPYCDRLCWFCACHTKHTLKYEPITAYLTALFSEVENTGRLVGREAVVTAVHLGGGSPTMLRPQDMVALMDRLRANFTFADDAEISVEMDPNDLDEARYDALASIGLTRASLGVQDFDPVVQKAINRLQTFEQTKSVVEQVRMRGATSVNCDILYGLPYQTLDSLEKTVLDIVSLKPDRIALFGYAHVPWMKKHQTLIPESALPDIVMRYEQMVRASAMLVEAGYDAIGIDHFALPEDSLAVAARQKRLRRNFQGYTTDGADALIGLGASSISQLPQGYVQNMPATGEYQRLVSENGLAATRGIALTGDDRVRAAVIEQIMCEFGFSFAEIRQAFPDVAEDVIAEAKIFTASNGDDLCRIDRECFTLTPTGRLFARSIAATFDCYLSSGKARHSIAV, encoded by the coding sequence ATGCCAGCCAAAGCGCTTCTTCCGAAATATGCCGCCGCCGTTCCGCGCTACACGAGTTATCCGACGGCGCCGCATTTTCATACCGGTGTTGACTGTGGCAATTATGCGCAGTGGCTATCGCTGTTGGGGCAGGGGCAGACGATCTCACTTTATATTCATATCCCCTACTGCGACAGGCTCTGCTGGTTTTGCGCCTGCCATACCAAACATACACTAAAGTATGAGCCGATAACCGCTTATCTTACCGCGCTTTTCAGCGAGGTCGAAAATACCGGCAGGCTCGTTGGACGCGAAGCGGTGGTGACGGCTGTGCATCTTGGTGGTGGCTCTCCCACCATGCTGCGCCCGCAGGACATGGTGGCGCTGATGGACCGGCTCCGGGCAAATTTTACATTTGCCGATGATGCGGAAATCAGCGTGGAGATGGACCCGAACGATCTCGACGAAGCTCGATATGATGCGCTTGCGTCCATTGGTTTGACGCGGGCAAGCCTCGGTGTTCAGGATTTCGACCCGGTGGTTCAGAAGGCGATCAACCGTCTTCAAACCTTCGAGCAGACTAAATCAGTGGTTGAACAGGTGCGTATGCGCGGCGCCACCTCGGTCAATTGCGATATTCTCTATGGACTTCCCTACCAGACCCTCGACAGTCTGGAGAAAACCGTCCTCGATATCGTGTCGTTGAAGCCGGATCGGATTGCGTTATTCGGCTATGCTCATGTCCCCTGGATGAAAAAGCATCAGACGCTGATTCCCGAGAGCGCCTTGCCTGATATCGTCATGCGCTATGAACAGATGGTGCGGGCCTCTGCCATGCTGGTGGAGGCTGGCTATGATGCCATTGGCATCGACCATTTTGCATTGCCCGAGGATAGTCTGGCTGTCGCGGCACGGCAGAAACGGCTGCGGCGTAATTTTCAGGGTTATACGACTGACGGCGCCGATGCCTTGATTGGACTTGGCGCCTCTTCGATCAGCCAACTGCCGCAAGGCTATGTACAGAACATGCCCGCGACTGGAGAATATCAGCGTCTTGTCAGCGAAAACGGGCTTGCCGCGACACGAGGCATTGCTCTGACCGGCGATGACCGAGTGCGTGCCGCCGTCATCGAGCAGATCATGTGCGAGTTCGGCTTTTCCTTTGCCGAGATCCGCCAGGCTTTTCCAGATGTCGCCGAGGATGTGATCGCAGAAGCCAAGATATTCACGGCTTCCAACGGTGACGATCTATGCCGGATCGACCGGGAGTGTTTTACTCTGACCCCAACCGGGCGGCTCTTTGCCCGCAGCATTGCGGCCACGTTCGATTGCTACCTTTCCAGCGGTAAGGCCCGTCATTCTATTGCGGTTTGA
- a CDS encoding Crp/Fnr family transcriptional regulator, whose protein sequence is MHSLKSSTSGAETPAVCSECEARHGGVCASLSILQLIELNRISTKRHIEAGGEVIGQGEQISSYSNIVKGVVKLSKMMADGRQQIVGLQFAPDFMGRPFLKESSLTAEAATDAEICAFPRAVIDRLVADAPDFERKLHEQSLKELDEAREWMLTLGRKTAQEKVASFLHLIATHIDPMQPFSKSFDLPLSRADIADFLGLTIETVSRQMTKLRKEGIIVIENNRHVIVPDRRKLREAAGSD, encoded by the coding sequence ATGCATAGTCTTAAAAGCAGCACCAGCGGCGCGGAGACGCCTGCTGTTTGCAGTGAATGCGAAGCAAGGCATGGTGGAGTATGCGCGTCGCTTTCGATTCTTCAATTGATCGAGCTCAACCGTATCTCGACAAAGCGCCATATCGAAGCGGGCGGCGAAGTGATCGGCCAGGGAGAGCAGATCTCCAGCTATAGCAATATCGTCAAGGGCGTGGTCAAGCTGTCGAAAATGATGGCGGATGGCCGCCAACAGATCGTCGGCCTGCAATTTGCCCCGGATTTCATGGGGCGCCCCTTCCTGAAGGAAAGCAGTTTGACGGCTGAGGCTGCAACCGATGCGGAAATCTGCGCCTTTCCCCGTGCTGTCATCGACCGGCTGGTGGCCGATGCTCCTGACTTCGAGCGCAAGCTGCACGAACAGTCCCTGAAGGAGCTGGATGAAGCGCGCGAATGGATGCTGACGCTGGGCCGCAAAACGGCGCAGGAAAAAGTGGCAAGCTTTCTCCATCTGATCGCCACCCATATCGACCCGATGCAGCCGTTCAGCAAAAGCTTCGACCTGCCGCTGTCGCGCGCCGATATTGCCGATTTCCTCGGCCTGACCATTGAAACCGTCAGCCGGCAGATGACCAAACTGCGCAAGGAGGGCATCATCGTCATCGAGAACAACCGCCATGTTATCGTGCCCGACCGTCGCAAGCTGCGCGAGGCGGCTGGCTCCGATTGA